The Triticum aestivum cultivar Chinese Spring chromosome 4B, IWGSC CS RefSeq v2.1, whole genome shotgun sequence sequence AGCAAAGTTCCTCCTCCGGGACACGTCGAGCACGTAGCGCGGGCGCGGCCCTGCCAATTGCGCGAATCGGGGAGGTTCCTCGGCGTCGTCCGGAAGCGTGGCCGCGGAGGCGTCTCCCCACTCCCTCCATCTCGCCGGAAACTTCTTCGGATCGACGATGCCGCCCCATTCAGTCGACGCGCCGGCGGCATTGCTTGCGTGGTGACCGTCGTCGTCCACGGTGACCACGTCTCCGCTGAACTCGCAGACGAAGGCGCCCGGCTGGATCAAGTCCAGTGCCCTGACGCCCCAATCTGTCTGCCTCGATCGGAACACCTCCAGCCGGTGCTGCATCCCTCGCTGCGTCACCCGGTTCGAGCAGCTCGCAGGGCACCCGCACCGCGCGCCGCACTCGTACACCACCGGCCTTCCCCTGACGAGCGTCCCGTCGGCATTGTACGCCGGGCCGCCTCCGCCATTCTTCCTCACGCAGGCGCAACTGCCAGATGACCACGACCCGCCGCACGCCGCCGTAGCATACTGGCAGCACCTGAGACGCCTCGCCGTCCCGGGCAGCACCGGGGGCGCCGGGAAGTCAGGGCGGGCAATGTACTCGAAGCCGAGGGGAGAGAGGTCTCGATCCACATTGTTGAAGACGGGGACACGGATCACCTCCTTGCCCTTGGACAGGTCTCGCGTGACGTAGCCGCGCGGCCGGATGTTGGAGTCGAGCGTGTTCGTGAGATCCCGGGCAGAGCGCCAGATTTTGCTGCCGAGCGGAGCCTGGCCGGGGATGCGCACGAGCTTGAACTTGCAGACCTCGTGGCCTGACTTTCCGGGGCCATAGGTGATGGAGTCGACCTTGTAGAGGCCGTCGTATACGTAGAGCTTGGCGCTGGGGCTGGTGTCGCAGTCGTTGCTGCGGATGACGCGTACCTCGACGCCGTACTTGTGGCTGTAGGCGAGCGCGAGGTTGCCGCGCTCGAATTCCTGGTCGGTGTTGTGCTCGACGCCGTGTCGCGGGCGGCCGCCGCTGC is a genomic window containing:
- the LOC123094948 gene encoding histone-lysine N-methyltransferase family member SUVH2-like, with translation MASAPRRPLLVPKPDPDAPAPTAELCAALLRRVSTKPDPDADALPASTQTTPLTPELCAALRRELEPSPDDHADFAHSLRLAQRRLDAISASLSSTPPQPSPPPPPSAPRSASLSSTPTPPPPPPAPRSADPARASSSTARASAKGKKRARGTAGPEMVRATVTAEADHLEVRTLVRRARLTFEAVRGIYHRGGRTRADMTALSTMLSQGLCLYRDVRIVGSIPGVFVGDVFSYRAELIVVGLHNQTQAGIGFIPANLVSEGHPVATSIVSSGGYLDDHDNGEVLIYTGSGGRPRHGVEHNTDQEFERGNLALAYSHKYGVEVRVIRSNDCDTSPSAKLYVYDGLYKVDSITYGPGKSGHEVCKFKLVRIPGQAPLGSKIWRSARDLTNTLDSNIRPRGYVTRDLSKGKEVIRVPVFNNVDRDLSPLGFEYIARPDFPAPPVLPGTARRLRCCQYATAACGGSWSSGSCACVRKNGGGGPAYNADGTLVRGRPVVYECGARCGCPASCSNRVTQRGMQHRLEVFRSRQTDWGVRALDLIQPGAFVCEFSGDVVTVDDDGHHASNAAGASTEWGGIVDPKKFPARWREWGDASAATLPDDAEEPPRFAQLAGPRPRYVLDVSRRRNFAPYISHSSAPNVFVQLVLRGDGNESYPRLMLFAMDTIPPLRELSIDYGIGQ